The proteins below are encoded in one region of Fibrobacterota bacterium:
- the scpB gene encoding SMC-Scp complex subunit ScpB, with translation MNLPEDHSQDETPVTPAAESAPASPTEEIAVDAEAAPASSALDTVGEAEGEEVESAWTPEPAKLLSALLFASNEYLSGRSLKEIMGDDWDLASLRRLMKQANKDFEAQGQPYEIMEVDGTFRMRTRTQYYPWVRKLFKESNPRRLSQASLETLAIIAYKQPITKAEIEAIRGVNVDGCMKSLLEKKLVDVNGRTDAMGGAFTYSTTREFMRYFGVNRVPDDLPRLTEFEAIVNAQALIPQIGQDGTVIEIEQQEPDGEQMSLDQLE, from the coding sequence TTGAATCTTCCCGAAGACCATTCCCAAGACGAGACCCCGGTAACGCCGGCGGCCGAGAGCGCGCCTGCATCCCCAACGGAAGAAATCGCGGTCGATGCGGAAGCCGCGCCCGCTTCATCCGCGCTGGATACCGTCGGCGAGGCGGAAGGCGAAGAAGTCGAATCGGCCTGGACGCCGGAGCCCGCCAAACTCCTTTCGGCTTTGCTTTTCGCCAGCAACGAATACCTGAGCGGGCGCTCCTTGAAGGAAATCATGGGCGATGATTGGGACCTGGCGTCCCTGCGGCGCCTCATGAAACAGGCCAACAAGGACTTCGAAGCGCAAGGGCAACCCTACGAAATCATGGAAGTGGACGGCACCTTCCGCATGCGTACGCGCACGCAATACTATCCCTGGGTGCGCAAGCTGTTCAAGGAAAGCAATCCCCGCCGGCTGTCCCAGGCCAGCCTGGAGACCTTGGCCATCATCGCCTATAAGCAGCCCATCACCAAGGCCGAGATCGAAGCCATCCGCGGCGTGAACGTGGACGGTTGCATGAAAAGCCTGCTGGAGAAGAAGCTGGTGGACGTGAACGGTCGGACCGACGCCATGGGCGGCGCCTTCACCTATTCCACTACCCGCGAGTTCATGCGCTATTTCGGCGTGAACCGCGTCCCCGACGATTTGCCGCGCTTGACCGAGTTCGAGGCCATCGTGAACGCCCAAGCCCTGATCCCGCAGATCGGGCAGGATGGGACGGTCATCGAAATCGAGCAACAGGAACCGGACGGGGAGCAAATGTCCTTGGATCAATTGGAATGA
- the acpA gene encoding acid phosphatase, with amino-acid sequence MMRLTYAALAAALSLASSPHAYDITGKVIDSSGAAIAGAKVWATDDATYSVTTGSDGSFHFAHAASALRPQGPARGEGLQAVFGADGSLLVRSPRTAVVRLTLASVDGRALRKDTPVMLSAGPNRLDKVLGPLPRGSYILLLRGDGLSLHMRLAQGAFATGTQRNSAAAARSLGKAAAALPDLNGKPGLAASKDAFAPMLYVPMSDSETAVSVTLKKPIAKPGHIIVIYLENWSFNSLYGKFPGAANLDSGYSAEPQKDTNGAAYSYLPRPWNTNNNTPDSLYTDTMPNAPFSFFKYQKLDDQVPDLVHRFYQEQLQIHGGKMDYYAQVSNARGMVMGYFDTDSLPLAKYAKDYTLCDHFFHSAFGGSFLNHMWFIAARTPLWPEIPAKYRATLDANGNIVKKSDRTFADGQATPEGYLINTIYTHNTPHPATAAADQLVPDLDFPTIGDRMNDKGVTWKWYSGGWDSAAAGRPDSNFQFHHQSFAFFKNYADGTPGRAAHLKDEKDFMADLNSGNLPAVSFIKPVGDNNEHPGYTDVKKGEQHTVALIEAVKASAIWNDAVIVITYDENGGFWDHVAPPVIDRWGPGTRVPGIVISPFAKKGYVDKHAYETVSILSLIERRFSLLPLSSRDAAAADLTGTMELPN; translated from the coding sequence ATGATGCGCTTGACCTATGCCGCCCTCGCGGCGGCCCTTTCCCTCGCCTCCTCCCCGCATGCCTACGACATCACCGGAAAGGTGATCGACAGCTCCGGCGCCGCCATCGCCGGCGCTAAGGTCTGGGCCACCGACGATGCGACCTATTCCGTCACCACCGGATCGGACGGGTCCTTCCATTTCGCGCACGCCGCTTCCGCCCTGCGTCCGCAAGGCCCGGCGCGGGGAGAGGGCTTACAAGCCGTATTCGGGGCCGATGGTTCGCTCCTCGTGCGTTCCCCCAGGACCGCCGTGGTCCGCCTCACCCTGGCGTCCGTGGATGGGCGGGCCCTCCGCAAGGATACCCCGGTCATGCTTTCCGCGGGCCCCAATCGGCTGGACAAGGTCCTGGGCCCGTTGCCCCGGGGCTCTTACATCTTGCTGCTGCGGGGCGATGGCCTTTCGCTGCACATGCGGCTCGCGCAAGGGGCCTTCGCGACCGGCACGCAACGCAATTCCGCGGCCGCCGCCCGAAGCCTGGGCAAAGCCGCCGCGGCGCTACCCGATCTCAACGGCAAGCCCGGCCTGGCCGCCTCCAAGGATGCCTTCGCGCCCATGCTGTACGTGCCCATGTCCGATTCGGAAACGGCGGTGTCCGTCACCCTCAAGAAGCCCATCGCCAAGCCCGGCCACATCATAGTCATCTATCTCGAGAACTGGAGCTTCAACAGCCTGTACGGGAAGTTCCCCGGGGCCGCTAACCTCGATTCGGGATATTCCGCCGAGCCCCAGAAGGACACCAACGGCGCCGCCTACTCTTATCTTCCCCGTCCCTGGAACACCAATAACAACACGCCCGATAGCCTGTATACGGATACCATGCCGAACGCGCCCTTCTCCTTCTTCAAGTACCAGAAGCTCGATGACCAGGTTCCCGATCTGGTGCACCGTTTTTATCAGGAGCAACTGCAAATCCATGGCGGCAAGATGGATTACTACGCGCAAGTCTCCAACGCCCGCGGCATGGTCATGGGTTACTTCGATACCGATAGCCTGCCGTTAGCCAAGTACGCCAAGGATTACACGCTCTGCGATCACTTCTTCCATTCCGCTTTCGGCGGGTCGTTCCTCAACCATATGTGGTTCATCGCGGCGCGCACGCCGCTCTGGCCGGAAATCCCCGCCAAGTACCGCGCGACCCTGGACGCCAACGGCAACATCGTGAAGAAGTCCGACCGGACTTTCGCCGATGGCCAAGCCACCCCCGAGGGCTACCTGATTAACACCATCTACACGCACAACACGCCGCATCCGGCCACGGCGGCGGCCGATCAATTAGTACCCGATCTCGATTTTCCCACCATCGGCGATCGCATGAACGATAAGGGCGTGACCTGGAAATGGTACTCGGGCGGATGGGATTCGGCCGCGGCAGGCCGCCCGGATTCGAACTTCCAGTTCCATCATCAATCCTTCGCCTTCTTCAAGAACTACGCCGACGGCACGCCCGGTCGCGCTGCCCATCTCAAGGACGAGAAGGATTTCATGGCCGACCTGAACTCCGGGAACCTGCCGGCCGTCTCCTTCATCAAACCCGTGGGCGACAACAACGAGCATCCCGGCTATACGGACGTCAAAAAAGGCGAGCAGCACACGGTCGCTCTGATCGAAGCCGTCAAAGCCAGCGCCATTTGGAACGATGCCGTCATCGTGATCACATATGATGAGAACGGCGGCTTCTGGGATCACGTGGCGCCTCCGGTCATCGACCGCTGGGGCCCGGGCACCCGGGTGCCGGGAATCGTCATCTCCCCGTTCGCCAAAAAGGGGTATGTGGACAAGCACGCCTACGAGACGGTTTCCATCCTGAGCCTTATCGAGCGTCGCTTCAGCCTGTTGCCGCTGAGCTCGCGCGATGCCGCTGCCGCGGATTTGACGGGAACGATGGAGTTGCCGAATTGA
- a CDS encoding DUF4377 domain-containing protein: MRSPYAFVSLMIAAAAALALAVALAGCFPDSAMSPIEVTLEPYLMPSTFEFTMGPRMVGTDADSQRIDFSEGEIEGFRFEWGYRQRVRLNRHHVSHPEMDGPGSIEYYLDKILSKEAVPDWSFRSFPLDTASLRLEGDTLRINAYERTIFIPSAQDRASLAAKGGIFMDLRVRPQAGGLVGDSVRVLHSDSTGHLVPG, encoded by the coding sequence ATGCGTTCCCCTTATGCCTTCGTTTCGCTGATGATAGCCGCCGCCGCGGCCCTGGCATTGGCCGTGGCCTTGGCCGGATGCTTTCCCGACAGCGCCATGTCTCCCATCGAGGTTACCCTGGAACCCTACCTGATGCCTTCCACCTTCGAATTCACCATGGGGCCGAGGATGGTGGGAACGGATGCGGACAGCCAACGCATAGACTTCTCCGAGGGGGAGATCGAAGGATTCCGGTTCGAATGGGGATATAGGCAAAGGGTCCGGTTGAACCGCCATCACGTCAGCCACCCGGAGATGGATGGCCCCGGTTCCATCGAATACTACCTGGACAAAATCCTATCGAAGGAGGCGGTCCCGGATTGGAGCTTCCGTTCCTTCCCGCTAGACACCGCGAGTTTGCGGCTCGAAGGGGATACCTTGCGTATCAACGCATACGAGCGCACGATCTTCATACCCTCGGCCCAGGATCGGGCCAGTCTGGCGGCGAAGGGCGGGATATTCATGGACCTGCGGGTGCGGCCCCAGGCGGGAGGGTTGGTCGGGGATTCCGTACGGGTTTTGCATTCCGATTCGACCGGCCATTTGGTTCCCGGATAG
- a CDS encoding segregation/condensation protein A, which produces MSLPSKQIIETEYEVKLGVFEGPLDLLLYLVQKNELDPRQIQISVITDQYLAYMDGIKEMNLSNAGEFLVMAARLMRLKARELLPADQKDELEEMEYELDRQMLIQQMLEYQKFKEAARVLRNHESRHFGAYGRGRPETADEKSEAELEEEAGVFDLMSAFRSVVLQKPKLPVHEVEIDDVTIEDRMQEVEIALTERGRSLFEDLFANDTRTISLVVTFMAILELAKLDRILFRQSRAMGPIWVYRKQKAADYELELKHDESMLDTLPEFKPGLVGIVQEQIKQRAVKNALEEALRDLENGILPGDAKPSEAAGAETAGPEAAVAEGANGNDIPSEAANGEAGPLETASGETGDATLAATAKAPMDSRPASEPDAPDPIADAALRDLMKRMREASSGEVTSDIPEDED; this is translated from the coding sequence ATGTCCTTGCCAAGCAAACAGATTATCGAAACCGAATACGAGGTGAAGCTGGGGGTTTTCGAAGGCCCCCTCGATCTGTTATTGTACCTGGTCCAGAAGAACGAGCTGGACCCCCGCCAGATCCAAATCAGCGTCATCACCGATCAATACCTGGCCTATATGGACGGCATCAAGGAAATGAACCTGTCCAATGCAGGGGAATTCCTGGTGATGGCCGCCCGCCTGATGCGCCTCAAGGCCCGCGAGTTGCTCCCTGCCGACCAAAAGGACGAACTGGAGGAGATGGAGTATGAACTGGACCGGCAAATGCTGATCCAGCAAATGCTCGAGTACCAGAAGTTCAAGGAAGCGGCCCGCGTGTTGCGGAACCATGAATCGCGGCATTTCGGGGCCTATGGCCGCGGCCGCCCGGAAACCGCCGACGAGAAGAGCGAAGCGGAGCTGGAGGAAGAGGCGGGGGTTTTCGACCTGATGTCCGCCTTCCGGAGCGTGGTGCTGCAAAAGCCCAAGCTGCCGGTCCACGAAGTCGAAATCGACGATGTCACCATCGAAGACCGCATGCAAGAGGTGGAAATCGCCTTGACCGAACGAGGCCGCAGCCTGTTCGAGGATTTGTTCGCCAACGACACGCGCACCATCTCGCTGGTGGTGACCTTCATGGCCATCCTGGAATTGGCCAAGCTGGACCGCATCCTGTTCCGCCAGAGCCGCGCCATGGGGCCGATATGGGTCTACCGCAAGCAAAAGGCCGCGGACTACGAACTGGAGCTGAAACACGACGAATCCATGCTCGATACCTTGCCCGAGTTCAAGCCCGGCCTGGTCGGGATCGTGCAGGAGCAGATCAAGCAGCGGGCGGTGAAGAACGCCTTGGAAGAGGCACTGCGGGATTTGGAGAACGGGATCCTTCCCGGAGACGCCAAGCCCTCGGAAGCGGCTGGCGCGGAAACCGCGGGGCCGGAAGCTGCGGTCGCGGAAGGCGCCAACGGCAACGATATCCCTTCGGAAGCCGCCAACGGCGAAGCCGGCCCCTTGGAAACAGCCAGCGGGGAAACCGGCGACGCAACGCTTGCCGCGACGGCTAAGGCCCCTATGGACTCCCGGCCTGCCAGCGAGCCGGACGCTCCGGATCCCATCGCCGATGCCGCCCTGAGGGACCTGATGAAACGGATGCGCGAAGCATCTTCCGGCGAGGTCACCTCCGACATTCCCGAGGACGAAGATTGA
- the mutS gene encoding DNA mismatch repair protein MutS — translation MSATPMMKQYLDIKSRHPGSLLLYRMGDFYELFNEDAVTAAKVLGLTLTSRNHGGTDKTPLAGFPYHAIERYMPKLIAAGIKVAVCEQVEDPAEAKGVVRREVTEVVTRGTAINENYLDAKSNNYLAALWPASLVRGPDAQPSAAGAALTLNALASGASVADGVAEDVPAYATSPAYASGPRPGIKTESPYGLAYLDLSTGRFVVMEGDLEQVANEIYRLGVQEVLFPEAAELPGPLAELHDQDQVLVTALPKGFFNLQEGIAALARQFKVHSLEAFDCGHMHLGLRAAAAALAYVKDNKKSELDHLVRLTPARFDSHMTLDAATIRNLELIRPMHGDDEQGTLFHLMDRTVTAMGGRAFKFWLTHPLLDPVAIRERQDAVQELLDRPEALEDLRKHLQAINDMERIVARCGAARAHGRDLQGLGFSMTEAGAVGQCLESLRSPIFARERGKLAAMRERGERLLGLLTERPPLTVREGGMIRAGAFPELDTLVHGISDGREWLNGLQAREREATGIHTLKVGYNKVFGYYIEVTKAQEDKVPPHYLRKQSLVGAERYITPEMKEWESRILGAEGEINSLEYKLFCGIRDGVSREAGEILEAARVLGMVDVLCCLAKAARDLRFTRPILAEDSALRIVGGRHPVVESITEEGAYIANDVHLDAADRQILLITGPNMAGKSTYLRQVGLIALLAQIGSFVPADEARIGIVDRIFTRVGATDRLAKGQSTFMVEMIETANILNHATPRSLILLDEIGRGTSTYDGLSLAWAITEALHQDPRIAARTLFATHYHELTQLAQSLPRLRNVQVTVKEADGQVIFLRKVIEGGCDSSYGIHVAKMAGVPDSVIERAWDILAGLESHGLAAGPSLPAPDAGHAPAPAAAPSPASGDESVREAAPGYSGSILAPGRKTKSAPQDQIDLFQPTVVEIENPLHRKAYEDLLRMDLDHMSPMQAMLKLHELKARLSEAAEAKSAASARTSAPASAPGRPG, via the coding sequence ATGTCTGCCACGCCCATGATGAAGCAATACCTGGACATCAAGTCCAGGCATCCCGGCTCCCTGCTTCTTTACCGCATGGGCGACTTCTACGAGCTGTTCAACGAGGACGCGGTCACGGCGGCCAAGGTCCTGGGGCTCACCCTCACTTCGCGCAACCACGGCGGGACCGACAAGACCCCTTTGGCGGGCTTCCCCTACCACGCCATCGAACGGTACATGCCTAAGCTCATCGCAGCGGGCATCAAGGTGGCGGTCTGCGAGCAGGTCGAAGATCCCGCCGAGGCCAAAGGCGTGGTGCGCCGCGAGGTGACCGAGGTGGTGACCCGCGGGACAGCCATCAACGAGAACTACCTCGACGCCAAGAGCAACAATTACCTGGCCGCATTGTGGCCCGCATCCCTGGTGCGCGGTCCGGACGCGCAACCTTCCGCGGCCGGGGCCGCTTTGACATTGAACGCCTTGGCCTCAGGCGCTTCGGTCGCCGATGGGGTCGCCGAAGACGTTCCCGCCTACGCGACTTCCCCCGCCTACGCCTCCGGGCCCAGGCCCGGGATCAAAACCGAATCGCCCTATGGCTTGGCTTATCTGGATCTCAGCACCGGACGCTTCGTGGTCATGGAAGGGGATCTGGAGCAGGTCGCCAACGAGATCTACCGCCTGGGCGTCCAGGAAGTGCTTTTCCCCGAGGCCGCCGAACTCCCCGGTCCGCTGGCCGAGCTGCACGATCAGGATCAAGTGCTGGTCACCGCCTTGCCCAAGGGATTCTTCAATCTGCAAGAAGGCATCGCGGCCTTGGCCCGGCAGTTCAAGGTCCATTCCCTGGAGGCCTTCGACTGCGGCCATATGCATCTAGGCCTGCGGGCCGCCGCCGCCGCCCTCGCCTACGTCAAGGACAATAAGAAGTCGGAGCTGGATCATCTGGTGCGCCTGACGCCGGCGCGGTTCGATAGCCACATGACCTTGGACGCGGCCACCATCCGCAACCTGGAACTGATCCGGCCCATGCACGGCGACGACGAGCAGGGGACCTTGTTCCATCTGATGGACCGGACCGTTACGGCCATGGGCGGGCGCGCCTTCAAGTTCTGGCTCACCCACCCCTTGCTTGATCCGGTAGCCATCCGCGAACGGCAGGACGCGGTGCAAGAGCTGCTCGATCGGCCTGAGGCCCTCGAAGATCTGCGCAAGCACTTGCAAGCCATCAACGATATGGAACGCATCGTGGCCCGCTGCGGCGCGGCTCGGGCGCATGGACGCGATCTGCAGGGCCTGGGATTCTCCATGACGGAAGCCGGCGCCGTGGGGCAATGCCTGGAATCCTTGCGGTCGCCGATCTTCGCGCGCGAGCGCGGAAAGCTCGCGGCCATGCGGGAACGGGGCGAACGCCTGCTGGGCCTCCTCACGGAAAGGCCGCCCCTCACGGTGCGGGAAGGCGGCATGATCCGGGCCGGGGCCTTTCCCGAGTTGGATACCTTGGTGCACGGGATCAGCGACGGCCGAGAATGGCTGAACGGCTTGCAGGCCCGCGAGCGCGAGGCCACCGGAATCCATACCCTCAAGGTCGGCTACAACAAGGTATTCGGCTACTATATCGAGGTCACCAAGGCCCAGGAAGACAAGGTTCCCCCGCATTACCTGCGCAAGCAAAGCCTGGTCGGGGCCGAACGCTACATCACCCCCGAGATGAAGGAGTGGGAGAGCCGCATCCTGGGGGCCGAAGGCGAGATCAATTCCCTCGAGTACAAGCTCTTCTGCGGAATCCGCGACGGAGTCAGCCGCGAAGCCGGCGAGATCCTGGAGGCCGCCCGCGTGCTGGGCATGGTGGACGTCCTCTGCTGCCTGGCCAAAGCCGCCCGCGATCTCCGCTTCACAAGGCCCATCCTCGCCGAAGACTCCGCCCTCCGCATCGTGGGAGGACGCCATCCCGTGGTGGAATCGATTACCGAGGAAGGCGCTTACATCGCCAACGACGTCCATCTCGACGCCGCGGACAGGCAGATCCTGCTCATCACCGGGCCCAACATGGCCGGTAAGTCGACCTACCTGCGCCAGGTGGGCCTTATCGCCCTCTTGGCCCAGATAGGCTCCTTCGTACCCGCCGACGAGGCCCGTATCGGCATCGTCGATCGCATCTTCACCCGCGTGGGAGCGACCGATCGCCTGGCCAAAGGCCAGTCCACCTTCATGGTGGAAATGATCGAGACGGCCAACATCCTCAATCACGCCACCCCGCGCAGCCTGATCCTGCTCGACGAGATCGGTCGCGGGACCAGTACCTACGACGGCTTGTCGCTGGCCTGGGCCATCACCGAGGCGCTGCACCAGGATCCGCGCATCGCCGCGCGCACCTTGTTCGCGACCCATTACCATGAATTGACCCAGTTGGCCCAAAGCCTGCCGCGCCTACGTAACGTGCAGGTGACGGTGAAGGAAGCGGACGGCCAGGTGATCTTCTTGCGCAAGGTGATCGAAGGGGGCTGCGATTCCAGCTATGGCATCCACGTGGCCAAAATGGCGGGCGTCCCGGATTCGGTGATCGAGCGGGCTTGGGACATCCTGGCCGGGCTGGAGAGCCATGGCCTGGCCGCAGGCCCGTCCTTGCCTGCGCCCGATGCCGGCCACGCCCCCGCTCCGGCCGCGGCGCCATCCCCCGCGTCAGGCGACGAGAGCGTGCGCGAAGCGGCGCCGGGATACTCTGGCTCCATTCTCGCCCCGGGCCGGAAAACCAAATCCGCGCCCCAGGATCAAATCGATCTGTTCCAACCGACCGTGGTCGAAATCGAGAATCCCTTGCACCGCAAGGCCTACGAGGATTTGCTGCGCATGGACCTGGATCATATGAGCCCCATGCAAGCCATGCTGAAATTGCACGAGCTCAAGGCCCGCCTCTCCGAAGCCGCCGAGGCCAAAAGCGCCGCCTCCGCCAGGACGTCCGCACCGGCTTCCGCGCCCGGCCGGCCTGGATGA
- a CDS encoding glutathione peroxidase has protein sequence MSELYDIPIRKADGGETKLDAFRGKVLLLVNVASKCGLTPQYEGLEKIYKRYKDRGLMILGFPANEFGHQEPGTDAQIQEFCSLNYGVSFPVFSKLVVKGPGQHPLYAYLTRAQPQATKPGSPILRVLRKALHAGSFTGEAGEITWNFEKFLVDREGEVAVRFSPDTKPEDPGLIGAIEAELAKPVPAAIQA, from the coding sequence ATGAGCGAACTATACGATATCCCGATCCGCAAGGCCGATGGCGGCGAAACCAAATTGGACGCCTTCCGCGGGAAGGTCCTGTTGTTGGTGAACGTGGCCTCCAAATGCGGCCTCACGCCGCAATACGAAGGCCTGGAAAAGATTTATAAGCGTTACAAGGATCGCGGATTGATGATCCTGGGTTTCCCGGCCAATGAATTCGGCCATCAGGAACCGGGTACGGATGCGCAGATCCAGGAGTTCTGCAGCTTGAATTACGGCGTCAGCTTCCCGGTGTTCTCCAAGCTAGTGGTGAAAGGGCCGGGGCAACATCCCTTGTACGCCTATCTCACCCGGGCCCAGCCGCAGGCGACCAAGCCTGGCAGCCCCATCCTGCGGGTCCTGCGCAAGGCCTTGCATGCGGGCAGCTTCACCGGCGAGGCGGGGGAAATCACCTGGAACTTCGAGAAGTTCCTGGTCGATCGCGAAGGCGAGGTGGCCGTGCGTTTCTCGCCCGACACCAAGCCCGAAGATCCCGGGCTGATCGGGGCCATCGAGGCCGAGTTGGCGAAACCGGTGCCGGCCGCTATCCAGGCTTGA
- a CDS encoding cellulose-binding protein — MAKMRIGKSSRRAVLATGCLAALGLALLPPQARAETPAVATWFDALGSPYGGCGVPQDLLETQDFVALNVYNTPGNYSSSPARPLTGSDLAVIGAFDNGLNCGRWVHVTLGPMCDGTNDGAPGQPFCRGANAQWVDDAYSGGSLDFIVADSCGDGNAWCRDNPRHLDLSKPSLDRFQKDGKVLTGLAPDHWNNRAISWDFMAAPGYTGDVRIYFLKGAMKYWPAIMVTHLPNGIHGVEQWLNGAWGPADRYSDMGQGFILKPADSFRIRLTDAADKPVFGGREYTFSMPDACGGTCGASATAAAFTAADPGAPVRPGAVGPAFRLTVAAGGLRLTGMAWPEKARLEARDLRGRLAWAALLDGGPDRVLPLPASLPAGLYRAVLRIGGNAIDAGLFARP, encoded by the coding sequence ATGGCGAAAATGAGGATCGGAAAATCATCCCGGCGGGCCGTGCTCGCGACCGGTTGCCTCGCGGCGCTGGGGCTGGCCCTGCTCCCGCCCCAGGCGCGGGCGGAGACTCCCGCCGTGGCGACTTGGTTCGATGCCTTAGGATCGCCCTATGGAGGCTGCGGGGTCCCCCAGGATTTGCTGGAGACCCAGGACTTCGTGGCCCTCAACGTGTACAACACGCCGGGAAATTATTCCAGCTCGCCGGCCCGGCCTTTGACCGGGTCCGATCTGGCCGTCATCGGCGCTTTCGACAATGGGCTCAACTGCGGGCGTTGGGTGCACGTGACCCTGGGGCCCATGTGCGACGGCACCAACGACGGCGCGCCCGGCCAGCCCTTCTGCCGCGGGGCCAACGCCCAATGGGTCGACGATGCCTATTCGGGAGGTAGCCTCGATTTCATCGTGGCGGATTCCTGCGGCGACGGCAATGCCTGGTGCCGCGACAATCCCCGCCACCTCGACCTGTCCAAGCCCTCCCTGGACCGCTTCCAGAAGGACGGCAAGGTCCTGACGGGCCTCGCTCCCGATCATTGGAACAACCGCGCCATCAGCTGGGATTTCATGGCCGCGCCCGGTTATACCGGGGACGTGCGCATTTACTTCCTCAAGGGCGCCATGAAATATTGGCCAGCAATCATGGTCACCCATCTGCCCAACGGCATCCACGGGGTGGAACAATGGCTGAACGGGGCGTGGGGCCCGGCCGATCGCTACAGCGACATGGGCCAGGGCTTCATCCTCAAGCCGGCCGACTCCTTCCGCATCCGCCTGACCGACGCGGCCGACAAGCCCGTATTCGGAGGTCGCGAATACACCTTCTCCATGCCCGACGCCTGCGGAGGCACCTGCGGCGCGTCCGCCACGGCCGCCGCCTTTACCGCGGCGGATCCGGGAGCCCCCGTCCGGCCCGGAGCCGTCGGTCCGGCCTTCCGCCTCACCGTCGCGGCCGGGGGCTTGCGTTTGACGGGGATGGCCTGGCCCGAGAAGGCGCGCCTGGAAGCGCGCGACCTCCGCGGCCGCCTGGCCTGGGCGGCATTGCTCGATGGCGGCCCCGATCGGGTGCTGCCTTTGCCCGCCTCCCTTCCCGCCGGCCTCTATCGCGCGGTGCTCAGGATCGGCGGCAACGCCATCGACGCAGGCCTTTTCGCCCGGCCTTGA